Sequence from the Streptomyces sp. NBC_00358 genome:
TCCCTGCCGCGAACGGTGACCACCGCGACGGAGGAAAGAGGCCGCGCCCCCAGCACTGCGCGAGGCCATCTCTCGAGGTGATCGATGAGGCGGCCACGACACTCGGGATCGTTCCCGAGCGCGGCATTTTGACCAATTTCGCAATGCTTTGAGTATCCGCGGGCCGTGAAGGCCGGAGAACGGGGTACACGGCCACCATGATCGCCTCTCAAGTCCTCGCGGCCGACGGCTCGTCGTCGCTCTTCCTGATCGTCGCCGGTGTAGTGGTGGCTGCCCTTCTGATCGGCGCGTTCTGGTACGGCAGCCGACGCGCAGCACACCGAAAGAGTTCCGGCGCCAGGCCGGTAGCGCCACATCCACAGACGGCACCCCGTCAGGATTCCTGGCAGACACCTGACGACGACACCGACGGGCAGCCCCGGCATTGACCCGACCCCCACCGCCACGCCTGGCACTCAGTCACCCCTGCGCTGATTGAGGCCGTTTCCCGCGGCATCACACTGA
This genomic interval carries:
- a CDS encoding DUF6479 family protein — its product is MIASQVLAADGSSSLFLIVAGVVVAALLIGAFWYGSRRAAHRKSSGARPVAPHPQTAPRQDSWQTPDDDTDGQPRH